The following coding sequences lie in one Stegostoma tigrinum isolate sSteTig4 chromosome 31, sSteTig4.hap1, whole genome shotgun sequence genomic window:
- the LOC125466361 gene encoding 10 kDa heat shock protein, mitochondrial: MAGQAFKKFLPLFDRVLVERVAAEKVTKGGIMLPEKSQGKVLQATVVAVGPGSRVKNGDIHPVNVKVGETVLLPEYGGTKVVLDDKDYYLFRDGDILGKYTA, translated from the coding sequence ATGGCAGGACAGGCATTTAAAAAGTTTCTGCCCCTTTTTGACCGTGTTTTGGTGGAAAGGGTGGCAGCAGAGAAGGTAACAAAAGGTGGCATCATGCTTCCAGAAAAATCCCAGGGTAAAGTACTTCAAGCAACAGTTGTAGCAGTTGGACCTGGCAGCCGAGTAAAGAATGGTGATATTCACCCCGTTAATGTAAAAGTTGGTGAAACAGTTCTACTCCCAGAATATGGAGGGACTAAAGTTGTCTTGGATGATAAGGACTACTACTTGTTTAGAGATGGAGATATTCTTGGAAAATACACAGCATGA